From Cecembia calidifontis, one genomic window encodes:
- a CDS encoding IS4 family transposase, which produces MTQFKHKFLSGHPIIAQLLSLIPKELLNQVVEEENSDRYYKKLKTSDHFICMFYAVLTRNSSLREVCKNIGLIITKLIPFGMKQLPARSTLSDANRKRSYRVFEQLYKGLYSYYRASLVGNWLDIGGEVDLSRVEVFDSSTVTLFKEILRGAGRNPLNGKKKGGAKIFAKMNLAEGVPNFICIRSAATNENMFLKVMDLPEHGIAVFDKGYNRYSCFEKWDSSNRYFVTRKKDNARYEVVSEFDCTHALDIIKDQIISLSYREKGVSRTVEARLVVYADPESGETLEFITNLKGLDALTIALLYKNRWVIEVLFKQIKQNFELRYFLSDSENGIKIQIWVALILNLLFTVLHKRIKEAEDFSTMVMVAAKNLCSYVSLEKFLLFPEAYFKSIFQKDIQNVQTQLFLSG; this is translated from the coding sequence GTGACACAATTTAAGCATAAATTTTTGTCTGGGCATCCTATTATCGCTCAACTCCTCTCTCTTATTCCCAAAGAGCTATTGAATCAGGTCGTTGAGGAAGAAAACTCGGATAGGTACTACAAGAAACTCAAAACAAGTGATCACTTCATCTGCATGTTTTATGCGGTGTTGACCAGAAACAGCAGTCTTAGAGAGGTCTGCAAAAACATCGGCCTGATCATAACCAAGCTTATTCCTTTTGGAATGAAGCAGCTACCTGCCAGGAGTACCCTTTCTGATGCAAACCGTAAACGCAGTTATCGTGTTTTTGAACAACTATACAAAGGGCTGTATTCATACTATAGGGCATCTTTGGTAGGAAATTGGCTCGATATCGGTGGAGAGGTCGACCTCAGCCGTGTTGAGGTTTTTGATTCCTCAACGGTCACGCTGTTCAAGGAAATCCTCAGAGGGGCCGGACGCAATCCCCTGAACGGAAAGAAAAAAGGTGGTGCCAAGATATTTGCCAAAATGAATCTGGCAGAAGGCGTTCCCAACTTCATATGTATCCGTTCTGCGGCCACAAATGAAAATATGTTTTTAAAAGTGATGGATCTGCCTGAGCACGGGATAGCTGTTTTCGACAAAGGATATAACCGCTATTCCTGCTTTGAAAAGTGGGACAGTTCAAACAGATATTTTGTGACCAGAAAAAAAGACAATGCAAGATATGAAGTGGTCAGTGAGTTTGACTGTACGCATGCCTTGGACATCATCAAGGACCAGATTATCTCACTGAGCTACAGGGAGAAGGGAGTTTCTCGGACAGTTGAAGCCAGACTGGTGGTTTATGCTGACCCTGAAAGCGGTGAAACGCTGGAGTTTATCACCAATCTTAAGGGATTGGATGCCCTAACCATAGCTCTTCTCTATAAGAACAGGTGGGTTATCGAAGTGCTTTTCAAGCAGATCAAGCAGAATTTTGAACTCAGATATTTTTTGTCGGACAGCGAGAACGGGATCAAAATCCAGATTTGGGTGGCATTGATACTCAACCTCCTGTTTACAGTTCTACATAAGCGGATAAAAGAGGCTGAAGACTTCTCGACCATGGTCATGGTAGCCGCAAAAAATCTTTGCTCCTACGTCAGTCTTGAAAAGTTCCTACTTTTTCCTGAAGCTTACTTTAAAAGTATATTTCAAAAAGACATCCAAAATGTACAAACCCAATTATTCCTTTCCGGATAG
- a CDS encoding ABC transporter ATP-binding protein, which translates to MAKKRGNALEAHEKRKLNKKNLEKLGGIFRFMLPYKVPFIFGMLFLFFSSLTLLTFPFVAGKLIDTASGQTWLTDDINLIALMLLGILLIQSIFSFFRVWLFAKVSEQSMRDIRVALYSKLVQLPMTFFDKRRTGELISRITADVSLLQDTFSTTLAELFRQIITLLAGVVFLMVTTPKLTLFMLATFPVLIIFAMVFGKFIRKLSKQTQDELAAANVIVEETLHSIMTVKSFAGEEYESSRYSKGLNKVVKVALKAASFRGAFISFIIFALFGGIVAVMWYGASLVAQGVMSVGDLVSFVLYTTFIGGSIAGLGDIYSQIQKAIGSSERVLEILDEAPEVSTADYQQVPVNGHIQFDQVRFSYPTRPEIEVLKGVSFTISPGEKVALAGHSGAGKSTIIQLLLKFYPVSSGTVAVDGKDLKNWNLKQLRSNIGIVPQEVLLFGGSIKENIAYAKPDATEEEIIEAAKKANAWQFISKFPEGLETKVGERGIKLSGGQRQRVAIARAILKDPAILILDEATSSLDAESEALVQEALDELMKNRTTIIIAHRLATIRKVDRIYVLNEGRIVEEGTHEELARQHEGYYANLVKLQFADS; encoded by the coding sequence ATGGCAAAAAAGAGAGGCAATGCCCTGGAGGCGCATGAAAAGCGCAAACTGAATAAAAAGAACTTGGAAAAGTTGGGAGGTATCTTCCGCTTCATGCTGCCCTACAAGGTTCCCTTTATTTTCGGCATGCTCTTCCTGTTTTTTTCCAGCCTTACCTTGCTGACTTTTCCATTTGTTGCAGGCAAACTCATTGATACTGCATCGGGACAGACTTGGCTGACGGATGACATCAACCTGATCGCCCTGATGCTTTTGGGCATACTCCTGATTCAGAGTATTTTTTCGTTTTTCAGGGTCTGGTTGTTTGCCAAAGTATCAGAGCAAAGTATGCGGGACATCAGGGTGGCGCTGTACAGCAAATTGGTACAGTTACCCATGACCTTCTTTGACAAAAGAAGAACCGGAGAATTGATCAGCCGTATCACAGCAGATGTGAGTTTACTTCAGGATACTTTCTCCACTACTTTGGCAGAACTCTTCAGGCAGATCATCACCCTTCTTGCAGGTGTGGTTTTCCTGATGGTCACGACTCCAAAACTCACCTTGTTCATGCTGGCCACTTTCCCTGTACTGATCATTTTTGCGATGGTATTTGGAAAGTTTATCCGGAAGCTGTCCAAACAGACCCAGGATGAACTGGCTGCTGCCAATGTCATCGTAGAGGAAACCCTGCATTCCATCATGACGGTGAAATCCTTTGCCGGCGAGGAATATGAATCCAGCAGGTATTCCAAGGGCCTGAACAAAGTGGTAAAAGTTGCCCTCAAGGCCGCAAGTTTCAGAGGTGCTTTTATTTCCTTTATCATTTTTGCCCTTTTTGGGGGGATCGTTGCTGTCATGTGGTATGGTGCCAGCTTGGTGGCCCAAGGAGTAATGAGTGTAGGGGACTTGGTTTCTTTTGTCCTTTACACCACCTTTATCGGAGGTTCTATTGCCGGATTGGGTGACATTTACAGTCAGATCCAAAAAGCCATTGGTTCTTCAGAAAGGGTATTGGAGATCCTGGATGAAGCACCGGAAGTATCCACAGCAGATTACCAACAGGTGCCTGTAAATGGACATATCCAATTCGATCAGGTAAGGTTCAGTTATCCTACCCGTCCGGAAATTGAAGTATTGAAAGGAGTGTCATTCACCATCAGCCCGGGAGAAAAAGTAGCTTTGGCCGGTCATAGCGGAGCAGGGAAGTCCACCATCATTCAGCTTCTTTTGAAATTTTATCCGGTTTCTTCAGGAACTGTGGCAGTAGATGGCAAAGACCTTAAAAACTGGAATCTGAAGCAATTAAGATCAAATATAGGTATCGTACCACAGGAAGTTCTTTTGTTTGGAGGAAGTATCAAAGAAAACATTGCCTATGCCAAGCCCGATGCCACAGAGGAAGAGATCATCGAAGCTGCCAAAAAAGCCAATGCATGGCAGTTCATCTCGAAGTTTCCTGAAGGACTGGAAACCAAAGTCGGCGAAAGAGGGATCAAATTATCTGGAGGACAGCGTCAAAGGGTAGCAATAGCCAGGGCCATTCTAAAAGATCCAGCCATCCTGATTTTGGATGAGGCTACTTCTTCTTTAGATGCTGAATCAGAGGCATTGGTACAGGAAGCTTTGGATGAACTGATGAAAAACAGAACCACCATTATCATTGCACACCGATTGGCAACCATCAGAAAAGTGGACCGAATTTATGTACTCAATGAAGGCCGGATTGTAGAAGAAGGTACCCACGAGGAGTTGGCCAGGCAACATGAGGGTTATTATGCCAATCTGGTAAAACTACAGTTCGCAGACTCCTAA
- a CDS encoding DUF2179 domain-containing protein — protein sequence MQEYFLNLGIPKEVFDYLIMPLLIFMARVMDVSINTLRIMFVLNGKKNIAPILGFFEAMIWLLAIGQIFQNINNPMSYVGYAGGFAMGTFVGMTIEEKLALGRVLVRVITPTPMPELIDYMKEKNFRFTNVGAEGRYGKVNLLFTVMKREDLKEYIETVKTLNDKAFYTIESVKRVSEDDLNVMEDRPRFTTKVWSRLRK from the coding sequence ATGCAGGAGTATTTTCTGAACCTGGGAATCCCCAAGGAAGTCTTTGATTACCTGATCATGCCATTATTGATTTTCATGGCAAGGGTCATGGATGTGTCTATCAATACCTTGAGGATTATGTTTGTGTTGAACGGAAAGAAAAATATTGCTCCGATCCTTGGCTTTTTTGAAGCCATGATATGGTTATTGGCCATTGGACAGATTTTCCAGAATATCAATAATCCCATGTCCTATGTGGGATATGCAGGAGGTTTTGCCATGGGAACCTTTGTAGGGATGACCATAGAGGAAAAATTGGCACTGGGCCGTGTACTGGTCAGGGTAATCACCCCAACCCCTATGCCAGAATTGATAGACTACATGAAGGAAAAAAACTTTCGCTTTACCAATGTTGGAGCGGAAGGTAGATATGGAAAAGTGAATCTCCTCTTTACAGTCATGAAAAGGGAAGACCTGAAGGAATACATTGAAACGGTAAAAACCTTAAATGATAAGGCCTTTTACACCATAGAAAGTGTCAAAAGGGTTTCTGAGGATGACCTGAATGTCATGGAAGACCGCCCCAGGTTTACAACCAAAGTTTGGTCAAGGTTAAGAAAATAG
- the ytxJ gene encoding bacillithiol system redox-active protein YtxJ: MDWIKLEEAAQLQEIKKKSEEKPVMIFKHSTRCSISSMALERLRRNWKAEDFDKITPYYLDLISYREISNQIAQEFGVFHQSPQIILVKDGKAFYDTSHMGISYPDIMSRI; this comes from the coding sequence ATGGATTGGATCAAGTTGGAAGAAGCTGCGCAATTGCAGGAAATTAAGAAAAAGAGTGAAGAAAAGCCTGTCATGATCTTCAAACATTCCACCCGATGTTCTATAAGCAGCATGGCTTTGGAGCGCCTAAGAAGGAATTGGAAAGCGGAAGATTTCGATAAAATCACCCCTTATTATCTGGATCTAATTTCTTACAGGGAGATTTCCAACCAAATTGCCCAGGAATTTGGTGTATTCCACCAATCCCCCCAGATCATTTTAGTCAAGGATGGGAAGGCCTTTTATGATACCAGCCATATGGGTATCAGTTATCCGGATATCATGAGCAGGATTTAA
- a CDS encoding DUF4403 family protein: MNFPIKFRSALFILLVLLVSCKSIKPENPPRSPIQEVPTSYSSINIPIVIPLAYLEDNLNRQWGSNLFSDKGLSLGSGLFADLDVNRTGKISLKALDNNSIQVKIPMNLKGDLKLERKVFGQVLSTSLPFNENLSPEISFIPEIGKNWELNIRNLNIDSWGRSMKYNLLGFEIDLDPLIRGQLQRVMNNQLASSGLLRFDFKHMAEQTWKAFAEPYTIEQNGFQVHFYAKPEKLRVKQVISPDQRLMLFLGLEGEMFSTIGQKPVILRSPLPEISVNENTENVLDIGLPLVFRYKDLDAYLNQSLEGQQIRLDKKTVLIPSNLQSSQYGDKTLLGIDFNAIRKGKNEVKGKMYFAGKPKFDQSSKQLKFEDVLFDVQTANLPAKIGIRSKRRKIQNQIQKLAVIPLGKFLEQAENELQNQGYLDTDFASMRVIRPTVQVEGIYSTAEDVRIYVRSRGKMDVRLKDLK, from the coding sequence ATGAATTTCCCCATAAAATTCAGGTCTGCATTATTCATATTGCTGGTTTTGCTGGTTTCCTGCAAAAGTATTAAGCCTGAAAACCCACCCAGATCGCCCATTCAAGAGGTCCCTACTTCTTATTCCAGCATCAATATCCCTATCGTCATTCCCCTTGCTTATCTGGAGGACAACTTAAACAGACAATGGGGCAGTAATTTGTTTTCAGATAAGGGATTGTCTCTTGGAAGTGGCCTGTTTGCTGATCTCGATGTGAACAGAACGGGCAAAATTTCCCTGAAGGCTTTGGACAACAATAGCATTCAAGTCAAAATTCCAATGAACCTGAAAGGAGACCTGAAATTGGAAAGGAAAGTATTTGGGCAGGTGCTTTCTACAAGTCTACCATTCAATGAAAACCTGAGTCCTGAAATCAGTTTTATTCCTGAAATCGGGAAAAATTGGGAATTGAACATCCGAAATCTGAATATTGACAGTTGGGGAAGATCCATGAAATATAACCTTTTGGGTTTTGAAATCGATCTCGATCCCCTGATCAGAGGACAGCTACAGCGGGTAATGAACAACCAATTGGCCAGTTCGGGACTATTAAGGTTTGATTTCAAACATATGGCGGAACAGACTTGGAAGGCTTTTGCTGAACCTTATACCATCGAACAAAATGGTTTTCAGGTTCATTTTTATGCCAAACCCGAAAAATTAAGGGTAAAGCAGGTGATAAGTCCTGACCAACGGCTTATGCTTTTTCTTGGTTTGGAAGGGGAAATGTTCTCCACTATCGGCCAAAAGCCTGTTATCTTAAGAAGCCCTCTGCCTGAAATCAGTGTGAATGAAAATACAGAAAATGTTCTGGATATAGGGCTTCCGTTGGTTTTCAGGTACAAGGATCTTGATGCTTACCTCAATCAGTCTCTGGAAGGACAGCAGATTCGTCTGGACAAGAAGACCGTACTGATTCCTTCTAATCTCCAATCCAGTCAATATGGGGACAAAACCCTTTTGGGAATTGATTTTAATGCCATCAGGAAAGGTAAAAATGAAGTCAAAGGGAAAATGTATTTTGCAGGAAAGCCCAAGTTTGATCAATCCAGCAAGCAGCTGAAATTTGAAGATGTCCTGTTCGATGTACAAACGGCAAATCTTCCTGCCAAAATCGGTATCCGGTCCAAAAGAAGGAAAATCCAAAATCAGATACAGAAGCTTGCGGTCATTCCTTTGGGTAAATTTTTGGAACAGGCAGAGAATGAACTCCAGAACCAGGGTTACCTTGATACAGACTTTGCTTCTATGCGGGTTATTAGGCCTACAGTTCAGGTGGAGGGAATATATAGCACTGCTGAGGATGTCAGGATTTATGTCCGCTCCCGTGGAAAAATGGATGTCCGCTTAAAGGATCTTAAATAA